CGGCATCAAAGGCACCTTGCTGATCGCCGAAGAAGGCATCAACGGCACCGTTTCCGGCAGCCGCGAAGGCATTGATGGCCTGATCGCGTGGTTGAAGACCGACCCGCGCATGGTAGATATCGACCACAAAGAATCCTACTGCGACGACCAGCCGTTCTACCGCACCAAGGTCAAGCTCAAGAAAGAGATCGTGACCCTGGGCGTCGAAGGCGTCGATCCCAATAAAAAGGTCGGCACCTATGTCGAGCCGCAAGACTGGAACGCGCTGATCAGCGACCCGGAAGTGCTGTTGATCGACACCCGTAACGACTACGAAGTGTCCATCGGCACTTTTGAGGGCGCGATCGACCCGAAAACCACCAGTTTTCGCGAATTTCCCGACTACATCAAAGCCAACTTCGACCCTGCCAAGCACAAGAAAGTCGCCATGTTTTGCACCGGCGGCATTCGTTGCGAGAAAGCGTCGAGCTACATGCTGAGCGAAGGCTTCGACGAGGTGTATCACCTCAAGGGCGGCATCCTGAAGTACCTCGAAGAGGTGCCGCAGGAGGAAACCAAGTGGCAGGGCGACTGCTTTGTTTTCGACAATCGTGTGACCGTGCGCCACGACTTGAGCGAAGGCGACTACGATCAATGTCATGCTTGCCGCACGCCGGTGAGCGTCGAAGACCGCGCATCCGAGCACTATGTGGCCGGCATCAGTTGCCCGCACTGCTGGGACAAGCTGCCGGAGAAGACTCGCCGCAGCGCCATCGACCGGCAGAAGCAGATCGAGCTGGCCAAGGCGCGCAACATGCCGCACCCGATAGGCTTCAACTACAAGCAATCACCTTCCGAGGCCTGAGCCATGTCCGCGCGCCTGCTCTATGTAATGGACCCGATGTGTTCCTGGTGCTGGGGCTTTGCCCCGGTGGCCGCAGCGTTGGTTGAGCAGGCCCACGCGGCCGGCGTGGAGCTGCACCTGGTGGTGGGCGGCTTGCGCACCGGCAGCGGCGCGGCATTGGAGCCGACCACGCGACGCTACATCCTTGAGCACTGGCAGGCGGTCACCGAGGCTACTGGCCAGCCGTTCAAGCGCGAAGGCGCGTTGCCCGACGGTTTTGTGTATGACACCGAACCCGCGTGCCGCGCCATTGTGACGGCGCGCAGCCTGGCACCCGATTGTGCGTGGACGCTGCTGGGGCTGATCCAGCGCGCGTTTTATGTCGAGGGCCGCGACGTGACCCTCGCCAGTGTGCTGGTGGAACTGGCCGAGGAGGCGGGCATCCCGCGTATCGAGTTTGCTGGCGCGTTCGATCGTGCCGAGCAACACGCGGCAACCGCTGCCGATTTTACCTGGGTGCAGGATCTTGGCATCGCCGGTTTCCCGACGTTGTTGGCTGAGCGCAATGGTCAGTTGGCGTTGTTGACTAACGGCTATCAACCGCTGTCCGAGCTTTCGCCACTGCTCGCCCGATGGCTGGAGCGAGCAAGCTGTGCATGAACCTGGCAAGCGTGCTGATCGACTGACCTGGGCGGAGATTCGCCGCCTGGCCCTGCGCCATAAAAAAATCCCTGTGGATCGCCAACGGCGTCGCCGTATTGGCGACGCTGTGCAGCGTGCCCATTCCCTTGCTGTTGCCGTTGCTGGTGGACGAAGTGCTGCTGGGCCATGGCGACGCCGCCCTCAAAGTAATGAACCATGCACTGCCGCTGGGTTGGCAGAAAGCTGCCGGTTACATCGGCCTGATGCTGCTGGTGACCCTGCTTTTGCGTTGCGGTGCGCTGGTGTTCAACGTGGTGCAGGCGCGGCTGTTTGCGCGCCTGGCCAAGGATATCGTGTACCGCATCCGCGTGCGCCTGATCGAACGGCTCAAGCGCATCTCGCTGGGCGAATACGAAAGCCTGGGCAGCGGTACGGTCACCACACACCTGGTCACCGACCTGGACACCTTGGACAAGTTCGTCGGCGAAACCCTCAGCCGCTTCCTGGTGGCCATGCTCACCC
The Pseudomonas poae DNA segment above includes these coding regions:
- a CDS encoding rhodanese-related sulfurtransferase yields the protein MTQPIVVAALYKFVTLEDYVALREPLLQAMVDNGIKGTLLIAEEGINGTVSGSREGIDGLIAWLKTDPRMVDIDHKESYCDDQPFYRTKVKLKKEIVTLGVEGVDPNKKVGTYVEPQDWNALISDPEVLLIDTRNDYEVSIGTFEGAIDPKTTSFREFPDYIKANFDPAKHKKVAMFCTGGIRCEKASSYMLSEGFDEVYHLKGGILKYLEEVPQEETKWQGDCFVFDNRVTVRHDLSEGDYDQCHACRTPVSVEDRASEHYVAGISCPHCWDKLPEKTRRSAIDRQKQIELAKARNMPHPIGFNYKQSPSEA
- a CDS encoding DsbA family protein; this encodes MSARLLYVMDPMCSWCWGFAPVAAALVEQAHAAGVELHLVVGGLRTGSGAALEPTTRRYILEHWQAVTEATGQPFKREGALPDGFVYDTEPACRAIVTARSLAPDCAWTLLGLIQRAFYVEGRDVTLASVLVELAEEAGIPRIEFAGAFDRAEQHAATAADFTWVQDLGIAGFPTLLAERNGQLALLTNGYQPLSELSPLLARWLERASCA